In the Malus domestica chromosome 16, GDT2T_hap1 genome, one interval contains:
- the LOC139192656 gene encoding uncharacterized protein has translation MQQLTWFKDARRTFGEPTSVAARTNMSPTEWWIMYGTDAPTVRKLAIKVLSQTASSSACERNWSTFALIHTKQRNKLAHSSLEKLVYCYYNMKLQIRDKEAEIDHVDRGDPLDVFDIVGEDDDTEGNQLFQWIRPLHLDDDEGNPAPRVAEEARNEGINVERVLEEEVGSSSADSFEELLHPRPSNTGIPPFSNLTQPQHRADTNDSSSTRSGDSPTTGGGNDEGHSGAGGSGAGGSGGGYGNYYGPPPPGYMSPFTGEANFTHATQDDDHGSRRAGPGIGAIGKDYTRRERGKGILSSQEDDSLSRTSDSVGLGSTNYGFTHNQPFPYPSYPIPVGMESSDSWNQSQPQSSNDFSYGQPQPISDPYGWHINNYMQNYFGDLSFDNYSSQYTHSTHRDDEDSDKFEPHRNSMWF, from the exons atgcagcag ctaacatggtttaaagatgcaagaagaacatttggagaaccaacatcagttgctgctcgaacaaatatgtctccta ctgaatggtggatcatgtatgggaccgatgcaccaactgtgagaaagttagcaataaaagtattatcacaaacagcttcctcatctgcttgtgaaagaaattggagcacatttgcactcatccacacaaagcaaagaaataagttggctcatagtagcttggaaaaattagtttattgctactacaacatgaagcttcaaattcgagataaggaagcagaaatcgatcatgtcgaccgtggtgacccactagatgtgtttgatattgttggtgaagatgatgatacggagggtaaccaactttttcaatggattagacctcttcatttagatgatgatgaaggcaacccagctcccagagttgctgaagaagcacgtaatgaagggataaatgtagaaagagtattagaggaggaggtgggatctagcagcgctgactctttcgaagaacttttgcacccaagaccaagcaacactggaattccacctttttccaatcttacacaaccacaacatcgtgctgatactaatgatagctctagtacaagatcaggagactcacctaccaccggaggtgggaatgatgaaggacatagtggagctggaggtagtggagctggaggtagtggtggtggatatggaaactattatggaccaccacctcccggatatatgagccccttcactggtgaggcaaacttcacgcatgcaacccaggatgatgaccatggcagtaggcgggcaggaccaggaattggtgccatagggaaggactatactcgcagagaaagaggcaaagggattttgtcaagtcaagaagatgactcgttatctagaacttcagactctgttggattgggaagtacTAACTATGGTtttactcataaccaaccatttccctacccttcatatcccattcctgttgggatggaatcgagcgactcatggaatcaatcccagcctcaatcttcaaatgatttttcttatggacaacctcaaccaatctcggatccatatgggtggcatattaacaattacatgcaaaactattttggggatttatcatttgataactactcttcacaatacactcattctacacatagagatgatgaagatagtgacaaatttgaacctcataggaactctatgtggttctaa